A genomic stretch from Larimichthys crocea isolate SSNF chromosome XXII, L_crocea_2.0, whole genome shotgun sequence includes:
- the LOC104918971 gene encoding AT-rich interactive domain-containing protein 5B isoform X2: protein MEHNAIQWLGAPSCQRGSYAFYKSVSSRTQPDGPAQVWKLGEFYFIRCGPQDPVCIAEVTLLWEDQTRRHLLASTRLYFLPEDTPKGRTREHGEDEVLAVSRKMVVRVEDLVQWSCAQPAGWSSLKPASCGTNGIHKPLQSSDSNSSNTANKSSEPLKDKTENDLVERHSIKVLSYPQYCRFRSLQRRIQDRARGPGLQNPYLLALGGIKALPTTRLMYCRDTFNHPTLENSTGFSWQFRCPSLSLRGRPRKRRGRDGKDSPTSSQSESWIERMKENVMGSVEVGCEGSWLPHPEEQLFLDQLFAFMDRQGSPIHKVPNLGFKKIDLFLMYSVVKRLGGYKKVTVDRLWKVVYNELGGCPGSTSAATCTRRHYERLMLPYEEHLRAGGAEFKIPESPVPPKPRGIRGRKPLPRGRKPGPKPKEKKITTAPAPAPAPAPVPVPVPAPAPAPAPAPAPAPAPAPAPAPAPAPTPAPAPPSRTIVNPNSSMGVKRGRGRPPGTRNKATLIAQAKLLAQQQAKAKAASFESNQQSPLGPARGVGGLTASSTHRPVQPAILPVNMPLTPDLSPMSAPFLPFQSKAKEVKPERGESTTPASGVLISPLPRHFVGGSLGGFSPIKGVCPLDVFRNRISLQRGPESPALTPQDPSQHHPTIYTLQPKSGSPDTPHPSGDQLQPQPHQLHQQHTRCSGCNVDEGAQRGGSRDARTRPLLPPLRVLPLNLDCSVQVCQLMRTRLGSSQFQTFTRRLSEALSQDLSTKPPCSPITPPPEQALPLNLSKRFTAKRASTEGPEQSLVSINGNTDQLLSKRPRTGSEQAEDFSPGDRSSSGGSGGGGGGGEQDVEMKNQEEPADLSSPSRIRAFLLGLPPFQVKFEEDLNGTRFGKFLPPGSKAEPQRTETERGEGGVAVKKEVKKEEEVVEIERCETEKSEQEEKDPSLLSGPGPAELKRAGPSNTDTHCF, encoded by the exons tgGTTGGGTGCTCCCTCCTGCCAGCGAGGCAGCTATGCCTTCTATAAGTCGGTGAGCAGCAGAACCCAACCAGATGGGCCAGCCCAGGTGTGGAAGCTTGGGGAGTTTTACTTCATCCGATGTGGACCGCAGGATCCTGTGTGCATCGCAGAG GTGACGTTACTGTGGGAGGACCAGACCCGACGCCACCTGCTGGCCAGCACCAGACTCTACTTCCTGCCTGAGGACACGCCAAAGGGCCGGACCAGGGAGCACGGAGAG GATGAGGTTCTGGCGGTGTCCAGGAAGATGGTGGTGCGGGTGGAGGACCTGGTGCAATGGTCATGTGCACAGCCAGCAGGTTGGAGCAGCCTGAAGCCGGCATCCTGCGGGACCAACGGCATCCACAAACCTCTGCAGAGCAGCGAcagtaacagcagcaacacGGCCAACAAGAGCAGCGAGCCgctcaaagacaaaacagaga ATGACCTGGTCGAGCGTCACAGCATCAAAGTGCTCAGCTACCCACAGTACTGCCGATTTCGCTCCCTGCAGAGACGCATCCAGGACCGAGCGAGGGGGCCAGGGCTGCAGAACCCATACTTGCTGGCCCTGGGTGGTATCAAGGCGCTGCCCACCACTCGGCTGATGTACTGCAGGGACACCTTCAACCACCCGACGCTGGAGAACAGCACCGGCTTCTCCTGGCAGTTTA GATGTCCGTCTCTCAGTCTTCGAGGGCGCCCTCGCAAGAGGAGAGGCCGAGACGGCAAAGACTCCCCAACCTCAAGCCAATCAGAGTCCTGGATCGAGAGGATGAAG GAAAATGTAATGGGCAGCGTGGAGGTCGGCTGTGAGGGCAGCTGGCTCCCTCACCCTGAAGAGCAGCTGTTCCTGGATCAGCTCTTCGCTTTCATGGACCGTCAGGGCTCACCCATTCACAAAGTCCCCAACCTCGGCTTCAAGAAGA TTGACCTCTTTCTCATGTATTCTGTGGTAAAACGACTCGGAGGCTACAAAAAG GTGACAGTGGACCGTCTCTGGAAAGTAGTTTATAACGAGCTGGGAGGATGTCCTGGCAGCACCAGCGCTGCTACCTGCACCAGGAGACACTACGAGAG GCTGATGCTTCCTTATGAAGAGCACCtcagagcaggaggagctgaaTTCAAAATCCCAGAATCACCCGTGCCTCCAAAACCCAGAGGGATAAGAGGAAGGAAACCACTTCCAAGAGGCAGAAAACCAGGACCCAAACCCAAGGAAAAGAAGATCACaactgctcctgctcctgctcctgctcctgctcctgttcctgttcctgttcctgCGCCTGCCCCTGcccctgctcctgctcctgcaccTGCCCCTGCCCCTGCTCCTGCGCcggctcctgctcctgctcctactcctgctcctgctcctccttctcgGACT ATCGTGAACCCGAATAGCTCCATGGGGGTGAAGAGGGGGCGAGGGCGACCACCAGGCACCCGGAACAAGGCCACGCTGATCGCCCAGGCGAAGCTGCTGGCTCAGCAGCAGGCTAAAGCCAAAGCAGCGTCATTCGAGTCTAACCAGCAGAGTCCTTTGGGTCCAGCCAGAGGTGTAGGTGGACTGACGGCCAGCAGCACTCACAGG CCCGTCCAGCCCGCTATCCTCCCAGTCAACATGCCTCTTACCCCGGACCTCTCCCCCATGTCCGCCCCCTTCCTCCCCTTCCAGTCCAAAGCAAAGGAGGTGAAGCCAGAACGAGGGGAGTCTACGACACCGGCTTCAGGTGTGCTCATCTCCCCTCTGCCTCGTCACTTTGTTGGAGGATCTCTGGGTGGCTTCAGCCCCATCAAAGGCGTGTGTCCTCTGGATGTCTTCAGGAACCGCATCAGCCTCCAGAGAGGCCCGGAGAGCCCGGCCCTGACGCCTCAAGACCCAAGCCAGCATCATCCGACTATCTACACCCTGCAGCCCAAGAGTGGAAGCCCAGATACACCTCATCCCAGCGGGGACCAGCTTCAGCCTCAGCCCCACCAGCTGCACCAGCAACACACCCGCTGCTCGGGCTGCAACGTGGACGAGGGAGCCCAGAGAGGAGGCAGTCGGGACGCCAGGACCCGGCCTCTTCTGCCCCCTCTCCGGGTCCTGCCTCTAAACCTCGACTGCAGTGTTCAGGTGTGCCAACTCATGAGGACTCGTCTGGGCTCGTCTCAGTTCCAGACCTTCACTCGCCGACTGTCTGAGGCGCTGTCCCAGGACCTAAGCACCAAGCCCCCCTGCTCTCCCATCACTCCTCCCCCTGAGCAGGCGCTGCCTCTCAACCTCAGCAAACGCTTCACAGCCAAGAGAGCCAGCACAGAGGGACCAGAGCAGAGTCTGGTGTCGATCAACGGAAACACAGATCAACTGCTCTCCAAGAGACCCAGAACTGGCTCGGAGCAGGCCGAGGACTTCAGCCCAGGCGACCGGTCCAGCtctggaggaagtggaggaggtggtggaggaggagagcaagaTGTGGAGATGAAGAACCAGGAGGAACCCGCAGACCTAAGCTCCCCGAGCAGGATCAGGGCCTTCCTGCTCGGGCTGCCACCCTTCCAGGTGAAATTCGAGGAGGATCTGAACGGGACAAGATTTGGGAAATTTCTTCCTCCGGGATCTAAAGCTGAACCCCAGAGGaccgagacagagagaggagagggaggagtaGCAGTtaagaaagaagtaaagaaggaggaggaggtggttgaAATAGAGCGATGTGAAACTGAGAAGTctgagcaggaggagaaagatcCCAGCCTCCTCTCTGGTCCGGGCCCAGCAGAGCTGAAACGAGCTGGACcctcaaacactgacacacactgtttttag
- the LOC104918971 gene encoding AT-rich interactive domain-containing protein 5B isoform X1, producing MEHNAIQWLGAPSCQRGSYAFYKSVSSRTQPDGPAQVWKLGEFYFIRCGPQDPVCIAEVTLLWEDQTRRHLLASTRLYFLPEDTPKGRTREHGEDEVLAVSRKMVVRVEDLVQWSCAQPAGWSSLKPASCGTNGIHKPLQSSDSNSSNTANKSSEPLKDKTENDLVERHSIKVLSYPQYCRFRSLQRRIQDRARGPGLQNPYLLALGGIKALPTTRLMYCRDTFNHPTLENSTGFSWQFRCPSLSLRGRPRKRRGRDGKDSPTSSQSESWIERMKENVMGSVEVGCEGSWLPHPEEQLFLDQLFAFMDRQGSPIHKVPNLGFKKIDLFLMYSVVKRLGGYKKVTVDRLWKVVYNELGGCPGSTSAATCTRRHYERLMLPYEEHLRAGGAEFKIPESPVPPKPRGIRGRKPLPRGRKPGPKPKEKKITTAPAPAPAPAPVPVPVPAPAPAPAPAPAPAPAPAPAPAPAPAPTPAPAPPSRTIVNPNSSMGVKRGRGRPPGTRNKATLIAQAKLLAQQQAKAKAASFESNQQSPLGPARGVGGLTASSTHRQPVQPAILPVNMPLTPDLSPMSAPFLPFQSKAKEVKPERGESTTPASGVLISPLPRHFVGGSLGGFSPIKGVCPLDVFRNRISLQRGPESPALTPQDPSQHHPTIYTLQPKSGSPDTPHPSGDQLQPQPHQLHQQHTRCSGCNVDEGAQRGGSRDARTRPLLPPLRVLPLNLDCSVQVCQLMRTRLGSSQFQTFTRRLSEALSQDLSTKPPCSPITPPPEQALPLNLSKRFTAKRASTEGPEQSLVSINGNTDQLLSKRPRTGSEQAEDFSPGDRSSSGGSGGGGGGGEQDVEMKNQEEPADLSSPSRIRAFLLGLPPFQVKFEEDLNGTRFGKFLPPGSKAEPQRTETERGEGGVAVKKEVKKEEEVVEIERCETEKSEQEEKDPSLLSGPGPAELKRAGPSNTDTHCF from the exons tgGTTGGGTGCTCCCTCCTGCCAGCGAGGCAGCTATGCCTTCTATAAGTCGGTGAGCAGCAGAACCCAACCAGATGGGCCAGCCCAGGTGTGGAAGCTTGGGGAGTTTTACTTCATCCGATGTGGACCGCAGGATCCTGTGTGCATCGCAGAG GTGACGTTACTGTGGGAGGACCAGACCCGACGCCACCTGCTGGCCAGCACCAGACTCTACTTCCTGCCTGAGGACACGCCAAAGGGCCGGACCAGGGAGCACGGAGAG GATGAGGTTCTGGCGGTGTCCAGGAAGATGGTGGTGCGGGTGGAGGACCTGGTGCAATGGTCATGTGCACAGCCAGCAGGTTGGAGCAGCCTGAAGCCGGCATCCTGCGGGACCAACGGCATCCACAAACCTCTGCAGAGCAGCGAcagtaacagcagcaacacGGCCAACAAGAGCAGCGAGCCgctcaaagacaaaacagaga ATGACCTGGTCGAGCGTCACAGCATCAAAGTGCTCAGCTACCCACAGTACTGCCGATTTCGCTCCCTGCAGAGACGCATCCAGGACCGAGCGAGGGGGCCAGGGCTGCAGAACCCATACTTGCTGGCCCTGGGTGGTATCAAGGCGCTGCCCACCACTCGGCTGATGTACTGCAGGGACACCTTCAACCACCCGACGCTGGAGAACAGCACCGGCTTCTCCTGGCAGTTTA GATGTCCGTCTCTCAGTCTTCGAGGGCGCCCTCGCAAGAGGAGAGGCCGAGACGGCAAAGACTCCCCAACCTCAAGCCAATCAGAGTCCTGGATCGAGAGGATGAAG GAAAATGTAATGGGCAGCGTGGAGGTCGGCTGTGAGGGCAGCTGGCTCCCTCACCCTGAAGAGCAGCTGTTCCTGGATCAGCTCTTCGCTTTCATGGACCGTCAGGGCTCACCCATTCACAAAGTCCCCAACCTCGGCTTCAAGAAGA TTGACCTCTTTCTCATGTATTCTGTGGTAAAACGACTCGGAGGCTACAAAAAG GTGACAGTGGACCGTCTCTGGAAAGTAGTTTATAACGAGCTGGGAGGATGTCCTGGCAGCACCAGCGCTGCTACCTGCACCAGGAGACACTACGAGAG GCTGATGCTTCCTTATGAAGAGCACCtcagagcaggaggagctgaaTTCAAAATCCCAGAATCACCCGTGCCTCCAAAACCCAGAGGGATAAGAGGAAGGAAACCACTTCCAAGAGGCAGAAAACCAGGACCCAAACCCAAGGAAAAGAAGATCACaactgctcctgctcctgctcctgctcctgctcctgttcctgttcctgttcctgCGCCTGCCCCTGcccctgctcctgctcctgcaccTGCCCCTGCCCCTGCTCCTGCGCcggctcctgctcctgctcctactcctgctcctgctcctccttctcgGACT ATCGTGAACCCGAATAGCTCCATGGGGGTGAAGAGGGGGCGAGGGCGACCACCAGGCACCCGGAACAAGGCCACGCTGATCGCCCAGGCGAAGCTGCTGGCTCAGCAGCAGGCTAAAGCCAAAGCAGCGTCATTCGAGTCTAACCAGCAGAGTCCTTTGGGTCCAGCCAGAGGTGTAGGTGGACTGACGGCCAGCAGCACTCACAGG cAGCCCGTCCAGCCCGCTATCCTCCCAGTCAACATGCCTCTTACCCCGGACCTCTCCCCCATGTCCGCCCCCTTCCTCCCCTTCCAGTCCAAAGCAAAGGAGGTGAAGCCAGAACGAGGGGAGTCTACGACACCGGCTTCAGGTGTGCTCATCTCCCCTCTGCCTCGTCACTTTGTTGGAGGATCTCTGGGTGGCTTCAGCCCCATCAAAGGCGTGTGTCCTCTGGATGTCTTCAGGAACCGCATCAGCCTCCAGAGAGGCCCGGAGAGCCCGGCCCTGACGCCTCAAGACCCAAGCCAGCATCATCCGACTATCTACACCCTGCAGCCCAAGAGTGGAAGCCCAGATACACCTCATCCCAGCGGGGACCAGCTTCAGCCTCAGCCCCACCAGCTGCACCAGCAACACACCCGCTGCTCGGGCTGCAACGTGGACGAGGGAGCCCAGAGAGGAGGCAGTCGGGACGCCAGGACCCGGCCTCTTCTGCCCCCTCTCCGGGTCCTGCCTCTAAACCTCGACTGCAGTGTTCAGGTGTGCCAACTCATGAGGACTCGTCTGGGCTCGTCTCAGTTCCAGACCTTCACTCGCCGACTGTCTGAGGCGCTGTCCCAGGACCTAAGCACCAAGCCCCCCTGCTCTCCCATCACTCCTCCCCCTGAGCAGGCGCTGCCTCTCAACCTCAGCAAACGCTTCACAGCCAAGAGAGCCAGCACAGAGGGACCAGAGCAGAGTCTGGTGTCGATCAACGGAAACACAGATCAACTGCTCTCCAAGAGACCCAGAACTGGCTCGGAGCAGGCCGAGGACTTCAGCCCAGGCGACCGGTCCAGCtctggaggaagtggaggaggtggtggaggaggagagcaagaTGTGGAGATGAAGAACCAGGAGGAACCCGCAGACCTAAGCTCCCCGAGCAGGATCAGGGCCTTCCTGCTCGGGCTGCCACCCTTCCAGGTGAAATTCGAGGAGGATCTGAACGGGACAAGATTTGGGAAATTTCTTCCTCCGGGATCTAAAGCTGAACCCCAGAGGaccgagacagagagaggagagggaggagtaGCAGTtaagaaagaagtaaagaaggaggaggaggtggttgaAATAGAGCGATGTGAAACTGAGAAGTctgagcaggaggagaaagatcCCAGCCTCCTCTCTGGTCCGGGCCCAGCAGAGCTGAAACGAGCTGGACcctcaaacactgacacacactgtttttag